A single region of the Paraburkholderia sprentiae WSM5005 genome encodes:
- the prmC gene encoding peptide chain release factor N(5)-glutamine methyltransferase yields the protein MTETSPAPLHPTALPATADALLRASPLPPLEARILLTHVLGWRRTQLITRGEEPLERASVERYRALEARRVVGEPVAQLVGAREFFGLEFEVTPQVLIPRPETELLVETALAAIEHRPRARVLDLGTGTGAIAVAIASMRPDAQVWALDRSTDALAVAARNGARLLDAQRPGGAVAFLHSDWYGSLDPALRFDAIVSNPPYIASGDPHLGEGDLRFEPRSALTDEADGLSAIRAIVAGAPERLAADGALWVEHGYDQAEAVRALLSARGFAEVRSERDLAGIARISGGVLRAAAT from the coding sequence ATGACCGAGACCTCCCCCGCTCCGCTCCATCCCACCGCTCTGCCCGCCACGGCCGACGCGCTGTTGCGCGCCTCGCCGCTGCCGCCGCTCGAAGCGCGGATTCTGCTCACGCATGTGCTGGGCTGGCGGCGCACGCAGTTGATCACGCGCGGCGAGGAGCCGCTCGAGCGCGCGAGCGTCGAGCGTTATCGTGCGCTGGAGGCGCGGCGCGTGGTCGGGGAGCCGGTCGCGCAGCTCGTCGGTGCGCGTGAATTTTTCGGGCTCGAGTTCGAGGTCACGCCGCAGGTGCTGATTCCGCGCCCCGAAACAGAGTTGCTGGTGGAGACCGCACTCGCGGCGATCGAACATCGGCCGCGTGCGCGCGTGCTCGATCTCGGCACAGGAACCGGCGCAATTGCGGTGGCGATAGCGTCGATGCGTCCCGACGCGCAGGTCTGGGCGCTCGACCGATCGACCGACGCACTTGCGGTCGCCGCGCGCAACGGCGCGCGCCTTCTCGATGCGCAGCGCCCGGGCGGCGCGGTCGCTTTCCTGCACAGCGACTGGTACGGCTCACTCGACCCCGCGCTGCGCTTCGATGCGATCGTCAGCAATCCGCCCTATATCGCGAGCGGCGACCCGCATCTGGGCGAAGGCGATCTGCGCTTCGAGCCGCGCAGCGCGCTCACCGACGAAGCCGACGGCTTGAGCGCGATCCGCGCGATCGTCGCCGGCGCGCCCGAGCGTCTCGCCGCCGACGGCGCGCTATGGGTCGAACATGGCTACGACCAGGCCGAAGCCGTGCGCGCGTTGCTGAGCGCGCGCGGTTTTGCCGAGGTCCGCTCCGAGCGCGATCTGGCCGGCATCGCGCGGATCAGCGGCGGCGTGCTGCGCGCCGCCGCGACGTGA